One genomic segment of Amycolatopsis sp. Hca4 includes these proteins:
- a CDS encoding metallophosphoesterase, with protein MRVHVVSDVHGNADALKRAGDGADALVVLGDLIDFVDYHDHEKGIMGALFGAEKVAGFARLRREGTRDETVAYSRELWASLDDPGAAVDEAIRAQYATLFAAMTAPTYATPGNVDTPALWPEFAGEGVRVLDGEVAEIGGLRFGFVGGALLPDGVVPRPRKGAAWRPYLRVREDYDASVAALTDVDVLCTHGPPALPELTYDVVARRSEIGSTALLELIRAQRPRWSVFGHVHQPLSARARVGLTECRNVGHFKETGQPYVLRW; from the coding sequence GTGCGGGTACACGTCGTCTCGGACGTGCACGGCAATGCCGATGCGCTCAAGCGCGCCGGGGACGGGGCGGACGCACTGGTCGTGCTCGGCGACCTGATCGACTTCGTCGACTACCACGACCACGAGAAGGGCATCATGGGTGCCCTGTTCGGCGCGGAGAAGGTGGCCGGGTTCGCCCGGCTGCGCCGCGAGGGCACCCGTGACGAAACCGTTGCCTACTCGCGGGAGCTCTGGGCGAGCCTCGACGACCCGGGTGCCGCGGTCGACGAGGCCATCCGCGCTCAGTACGCGACCCTCTTCGCGGCGATGACCGCACCGACCTACGCCACGCCCGGCAACGTGGACACCCCGGCGCTCTGGCCGGAGTTCGCCGGCGAAGGCGTCCGGGTGCTCGACGGCGAAGTGGCCGAGATCGGCGGCCTGCGGTTCGGCTTCGTCGGTGGCGCGCTGCTGCCCGACGGCGTCGTCCCGCGGCCGCGCAAGGGCGCGGCCTGGCGCCCCTACCTGCGGGTTCGCGAGGACTACGACGCGAGCGTCGCCGCGTTGACCGACGTGGACGTCCTCTGCACGCACGGCCCGCCCGCCCTGCCGGAGCTGACCTACGACGTCGTGGCGCGCCGCAGCGAGATCGGCTCGACGGCGCTGCTGGAGCTGATCCGGGCGCAGCGGCCGCGCTGGTCGGTGTTCGGGCACGTGCACCAGCCCCTGTCCGCGCGCGCCCGCGTCGGCCTGACCGAATGCCGTAACGTGGGTCACTTCAAGGAGACCGGGCAGCCCTACGTGCTGCGCTGGTGA
- a CDS encoding polyketide cyclase / dehydrase and lipid transport, translating into MNAPPSLDIVDETFLAVPPATVAAVFAEPASWRRYWPDLVLEVYTDRGDKGLRWTVRGALVGTMEVWLEPVLDGTLLHYFLRATPADAAGAPRELAPRDLRREFDRRARAAKAIALGLKEILEDGREPGVPPRGEE; encoded by the coding sequence GTGAACGCGCCACCCTCCCTCGACATCGTCGACGAGACGTTCCTCGCCGTTCCGCCCGCCACCGTGGCCGCGGTCTTCGCCGAACCGGCCTCCTGGCGGCGCTACTGGCCCGACCTGGTCCTCGAGGTCTACACCGACCGGGGGGACAAGGGCCTGCGCTGGACCGTGCGGGGCGCGCTCGTCGGTACGATGGAGGTCTGGCTCGAGCCGGTACTCGACGGCACCCTGCTGCACTACTTCCTGCGGGCGACCCCCGCCGACGCGGCCGGGGCGCCCCGTGAACTGGCGCCGCGCGACCTGCGCCGGGAGTTCGACCGGCGGGCCCGCGCGGCCAAGGCGATCGCGCTCGGGCTCAAGGAGATCCTGGAGGACGGGCGCGAGCCCGGCGTCCCTCCGCGCGGCGAGGAGTAG